GTTTGTACGTATACGAATACACATTGATCAGTAATGTGTCCTTTTTGAGTCACAATGAATCAAGTACAATATTGTGCATTTCTCTATCAACTTTTGTTGAGATCTAATCCTTTGATTACTTCAAACAATCTTTgtcctaattatatatatatacatatatgcctttataatatatatatatacatatgtatattcTATTACAAGTGGATATTTGTGTCGTCTGCATCATTATTAACTTGGAACATAGGCAACCAAGTAACAATTTCTTGAATGATCATCATCAATATGGAGGAGCTTTCATTTTCTCAATAAACACCCTTTTGGTTTTGGTAGGTTATCGATTCAATGACAAAAGTGTGTCCACTGATAACAATTGGTCCGACAGTCCCATCTGTGTATTTGGACAAGCGAGTGGAGAATGACCACAACTATGATCTCAACCTCTTCCAATCCGACACCCAATTATCCAGCATCATCAATTGGCTTGACACTAAGCCCCCAGCTTCAATTGTGTACATAGCATTTGGTAGCATGAGCAATCTTCCAAAAAGACAGATGGAAGAGATTGCATGGGGCTTGAAAAACACCAATTTCGACTTCTTGTGGACTGTTAGGGCTTCGGACAAGGAAGAAAAGATTCCAAAAGATTTTGTGCAAGCATCGTGCGACAAGGGTTTGTTTGTAGATTGGAGCCCTCAACTGGAGGTGCTATCGAATAAGGCAGTCGGTTGCTTTTGGTCGCATGGTGGATGGAACTCGACGACTGAGGCATTGAGCTTGGGAGTGCCCCTGGTGGTTATGCCACAGTGGACGGATCAGTCGACGGGTGCTAAGCTCGTGCAAGACGTATGGGGTGTAGGCGTTAGGGTTAGGGCCGAGGCGGATGGGATTGTGAGGAGAGAAGAGATTGAGGGTTGTATAAGAGAGGTGATGGAAGGGGAGAAGCGGAAAGAAATGAAGAGGAATGGTAGTAAGTGGAGGGATTTGGCTAAGGAGGCAGTGAGTGAGGGTGGCACTTCTGACATGAATATTGACACTTTCTTATCAAAATTGACAACTAGTGCTAATGATGAGTGAAGGAAAACTCCAtaattcatacatatatacctaTGTCAACCAATTTCCTATGATCCTATATTTTGATGggtttttttatgtaattattgaaaaataataataatttatataaataaatcacatgTTATGagtatataaatgtaattatctctatctATTttgaatgcaatttttctCTTAATCTTTTTACACATGCATATTTATTGATGTCATAAATTACTGATGGTTTCTTTGATAGTGTGCGGACAATTGATAAAATGATCATaagt
The window above is part of the Sesamum indicum cultivar Zhongzhi No. 13 linkage group LG7, S_indicum_v1.0, whole genome shotgun sequence genome. Proteins encoded here:
- the LOC105167152 gene encoding UDP-glycosyltransferase 74F2-like; this encodes MMADEGKKYGPHILAVPYPSQGHINPMLQFCKRLVFKGAKATFAITHFISKTTTPKSDTVSIDTISDGCDDGGFMQAENVADYLTRMEVAGSKTLQQLIQKYQDCNNTFDCIVYDAFLPWVLDVAKKYAIKGAAFFTQSCAVNYVYYYAHHGLLTLPLSTPPPVELPGLPPLDLSDMPSFIYVHGSYPAYFQMVLSQFSNVEKADFVLVNTFYKLEETVIDSMTKVCPLITIGPTVPSVYLDKRVENDHNYDLNLFQSDTQLSSIINWLDTKPPASIVYIAFGSMSNLPKRQMEEIAWGLKNTNFDFLWTVRASDKEEKIPKDFVQASCDKGLFVDWSPQLEVLSNKAVGCFWSHGGWNSTTEALSLGVPLVVMPQWTDQSTGAKLVQDVWGVGVRVRAEADGIVRREEIEGCIREVMEGEKRKEMKRNGSKWRDLAKEAVSEGGTSDMNIDTFLSKLTTSANDE